From one Chlamydiifrater phoenicopteri genomic stretch:
- a CDS encoding ParA family protein: protein MKTIAVNSFKGGTAKTSTALHLGAALAAYHKARVLLIDFDAQANLTAGLGLDPDCHDSLAVVLQGEKDVSEVIRPIEDSNMDLIPADTWLERIEVSGNLAADRYSHERLKHVLLKLESSYDYVIIDTPPSLCWLTESALIAANYALICATPEFYSVKGLERLADFISGIASRHPLSVLGVALSFWNHRGKNNEAFTQLIQKTFPGKLLNAKVRRDITVSEAAIRGKPVFVTAPTGRASADYLELTDELLALLKD, encoded by the coding sequence AAAGGCGGAACAGCGAAGACATCAACAGCTTTACACTTGGGAGCAGCCTTAGCTGCTTACCACAAAGCTCGTGTATTACTTATAGATTTTGATGCTCAAGCAAATCTCACAGCAGGTTTAGGGCTTGACCCAGACTGTCATGACAGTTTAGCCGTTGTCCTACAGGGAGAAAAAGACGTCTCAGAAGTCATCAGACCTATAGAAGACTCGAACATGGATCTAATCCCTGCCGACACTTGGCTAGAACGCATAGAGGTTTCTGGAAATTTGGCTGCGGATAGATACTCTCATGAAAGACTTAAGCATGTCCTGCTTAAGTTAGAATCTTCTTATGATTATGTCATTATTGATACTCCACCTTCCCTTTGTTGGCTAACAGAGTCTGCTTTAATTGCTGCTAATTACGCTCTCATATGCGCTACCCCTGAATTTTATAGCGTGAAAGGCCTGGAAAGACTAGCAGACTTTATTAGCGGTATCGCCTCCCGACATCCCCTGTCGGTACTAGGAGTCGCCCTCTCTTTTTGGAATCACAGAGGGAAAAATAATGAAGCGTTCACTCAGTTGATTCAGAAAACTTTCCCTGGAAAGCTTCTAAATGCAAAAGTACGCAGAGACATTACGGTATCCGAAGCTGCTATACGAGGAAAGCCAGTATTTGTAACAGCTCCTACAGGAAGAGCCTCCGCTGATTACCTAGAACTAACTGATGAATTATTAGCTCTTCTGAAGGACTAG